Proteins encoded within one genomic window of Chelatococcus sp. HY11:
- a CDS encoding ABC transporter ATP-binding protein: MENALLAVTDLSRRFGGLTAVDGLSFHVNDGEIVSIIGPNGAGKTTAFNLITCIYPPSGGAISFDGTSLVGLPLHRIAAAGIGRTFQNLRVFANLTARENVLVGMTRQARASFLEILCHGGRVRAEEKQLAAEADRLIALLELGPVADQLVRNLPYGDQRRVEIARALATNPRILLLDEPAAGMTPPEIEDLNALIRRLRDELGKTVLMVEHHMSLVMEISDRIIVMDQGRKIAEGTPDEVRSNPLVISAYLGSGVV, from the coding sequence ATGGAAAACGCCCTCCTTGCGGTCACCGATCTGAGCCGCCGCTTTGGCGGGCTTACCGCGGTCGATGGCTTGAGCTTTCACGTCAATGATGGGGAGATCGTCAGCATCATCGGCCCCAATGGCGCCGGCAAGACCACCGCGTTCAATCTGATCACCTGCATCTATCCGCCATCGGGAGGCGCGATTTCTTTCGACGGGACGAGCCTTGTGGGGCTGCCCCTGCATCGCATCGCCGCGGCCGGCATAGGCCGCACGTTCCAGAACCTGCGGGTGTTCGCCAACCTCACCGCGCGCGAGAATGTCCTCGTGGGCATGACCCGGCAGGCGCGTGCCTCCTTCCTCGAAATCCTGTGCCACGGCGGGCGCGTGCGCGCGGAGGAGAAGCAGCTGGCGGCGGAGGCCGACCGCCTCATCGCATTGCTCGAACTTGGGCCCGTGGCGGACCAGCTGGTGCGCAACCTCCCCTACGGGGATCAGCGGCGGGTCGAGATCGCCCGCGCGCTCGCGACCAACCCCAGGATCCTTCTGCTGGACGAGCCCGCCGCCGGCATGACGCCGCCGGAAATCGAGGACCTGAACGCGTTGATCCGCCGCCTGCGGGACGAGCTCGGAAAGACGGTGCTCATGGTCGAGCATCATATGAGCCTGGTGATGGAGATCTCGGACCGCATCATCGTCATGGACCAGGGACGCAAGATCGCGGAAGGCACGCCGGACGAGGTGCGCAGTAATCCGCTCGTCATCAGCGCCTATCTCGGATCGGGAGTGGTCTAG
- a CDS encoding ABC transporter permease has protein sequence MDLLLQVITNGLTVGGTYALGAIGVSLVFGVLNIINFGQGASYTVAAYIAMVLMVSAGAPVVLAFAGGIVAAFVVGWIVERIAVRPLRDQPLLMSLITTMGLGLIIENLAHFIFGPQTQPLSPTLTADVFQLGTITVSTWEVVTLAVVVGAIACLHYVLHHTDFGTAVRAVAEDRRAAQLLGIDVDRLIVVSFCIASAMGGAAGVLGAALYNSIYPTMGSLSMTKAFAASVLGGMEQIAGAIVGGLLLGIAESVTSVYLSSAWRDAIAFGLLVAVLVVKPTGLLGRRGLDKVERTNLSIFPLPPVPKLDLRQPFLVLPIVVAAALPLVITDAYYLRVLTIMAMSGTIALSLNLIAGFAGLVSLGHAAFYGFGAYATAILSTRYGVPTWISMGLAIAATGLFGAVFAWPMMRLRGHYVAMGTFGLSGVVWMVMLNWIDLTRGPMGIRAIPAPSFFGSELRGVGFYYLILAILVISTFVVLALLNSPFGRALRAMRDDELGMASVGVDPRVVKAKVFIVSAAIAGAAGAFWAHYISFISPDSFTPVVSISYLAMVVLGGLGSVPGAIFGGAVLAALPELLRFASEYRLAIYGLIMVLIILFRPQGLLGRRHDAPTRKAPVARGAVVKEVG, from the coding sequence ATGGATCTCTTATTGCAGGTAATCACCAACGGATTGACGGTAGGAGGGACCTATGCGCTGGGCGCGATTGGCGTATCCCTTGTATTCGGCGTTCTGAATATTATCAATTTCGGCCAGGGCGCTTCTTACACGGTCGCGGCTTACATCGCGATGGTCCTCATGGTGAGCGCCGGCGCCCCCGTTGTGCTTGCGTTTGCGGGCGGCATCGTCGCGGCTTTCGTTGTCGGCTGGATCGTCGAGCGCATCGCCGTGCGCCCCCTCAGGGACCAGCCGTTGCTGATGTCGCTGATCACCACCATGGGCCTCGGGCTCATCATCGAGAACCTCGCCCATTTCATTTTTGGTCCACAGACGCAGCCGCTGTCTCCGACCCTCACCGCGGACGTCTTCCAGCTCGGCACGATCACGGTCAGCACATGGGAAGTGGTGACGCTCGCTGTCGTCGTCGGGGCGATCGCCTGCCTTCACTACGTCCTGCACCATACGGATTTCGGCACGGCGGTCCGGGCCGTCGCAGAGGACAGGCGCGCCGCGCAACTCCTCGGCATCGATGTCGATCGCCTGATCGTGGTGTCCTTCTGCATCGCATCGGCCATGGGCGGCGCGGCAGGTGTTCTCGGCGCGGCGCTCTACAATTCGATTTATCCCACCATGGGCTCGCTCAGCATGACGAAGGCCTTCGCGGCCTCCGTGCTCGGCGGGATGGAACAGATCGCGGGTGCCATCGTCGGCGGCCTGCTGCTCGGGATCGCGGAATCCGTCACGAGCGTCTATCTCTCCTCAGCCTGGCGTGACGCCATCGCCTTCGGGCTTCTCGTCGCGGTCCTGGTCGTCAAGCCGACGGGATTGCTCGGCCGGCGTGGGCTCGACAAGGTCGAGCGGACGAACCTCAGCATTTTTCCGCTTCCCCCCGTACCGAAGCTCGATCTGCGGCAACCCTTTCTGGTGCTGCCCATCGTGGTCGCGGCCGCCTTGCCGCTGGTCATCACGGACGCCTACTACCTGCGCGTTCTCACCATCATGGCGATGTCCGGAACGATCGCGCTCAGCCTCAATCTCATCGCCGGCTTCGCCGGACTGGTCTCCCTCGGGCATGCGGCGTTTTATGGCTTCGGCGCCTATGCCACCGCCATCCTGAGCACGCGCTACGGTGTGCCGACGTGGATCAGCATGGGCCTTGCCATTGCGGCCACCGGACTGTTCGGCGCGGTGTTCGCCTGGCCGATGATGCGCCTGCGCGGCCACTACGTCGCGATGGGAACGTTCGGATTGTCCGGCGTCGTCTGGATGGTCATGCTGAACTGGATCGATCTCACACGCGGGCCGATGGGTATTCGCGCCATTCCCGCCCCAAGCTTCTTTGGAAGCGAGTTGCGTGGCGTCGGCTTTTACTACCTTATACTGGCCATCCTGGTCATCTCGACCTTTGTCGTCCTGGCGCTGCTCAATTCACCGTTCGGCCGCGCGCTGCGCGCCATGCGCGACGATGAATTGGGAATGGCGAGCGTGGGTGTCGATCCGCGCGTCGTGAAGGCGAAAGTGTTCATTGTTTCGGCGGCAATCGCAGGCGCTGCCGGCGCATTCTGGGCGCATTACATCAGCTTCATCAGCCCGGACAGCTTCACCCCCGTTGTCTCCATCTCGTACCTCGCCATGGTGGTGCTGGGAGGCCTTGGCAGCGTGCCCGGCGCCATCTTCGGAGGGGCCGTTCTCGCTGCGCTTCCCGAACTCCTTCGCTTTGCCTCCGAGTACAGGCTCGCGATCTACGGACTGATCATGGTCCTCATCATTCTGTTCAGGCCGCAGGGCCTGCTCGGCCGGCGTCATGACGCGCCGACGCGCAAGGCACCTGTGGCGCGCGGCGCGGTCGTGAAGGAGGTCGGTTGA
- a CDS encoding IclR family transcriptional regulator produces MSAETQGGFQSIAAVDHALAVLKTLATSAEPLGVNELARRIGLHKSTVSRLLRTLENHHFIQRDATHGRISLGLGVVALAGPMLGAMDVIAIGRPVLERIANTTGETVSLALWNGKEAVMVEQVLGTRTVVHYTWRGKAVPAHSTAVGKIFLSFLPDSEVRPILAAPLERFTEFTIVDPDKMAAEIARIRQTGYALNVEENELESCGVASAAYDFNGKVATVLNIAIPKYRFDGEQQLRLAEIVVEGARELSGKLGYGNRAR; encoded by the coding sequence ATGAGCGCGGAGACGCAGGGCGGGTTCCAGAGCATCGCGGCGGTTGATCACGCCCTGGCCGTGTTGAAAACGCTCGCCACGAGCGCAGAGCCGCTGGGCGTCAACGAATTGGCCCGGCGGATCGGCCTGCACAAGAGCACGGTCTCCCGCCTTCTCAGGACCCTCGAGAATCATCATTTCATTCAGCGCGACGCCACCCATGGGCGGATCAGCCTTGGGCTGGGGGTCGTGGCGCTCGCCGGGCCGATGCTCGGCGCCATGGATGTCATCGCCATTGGCCGACCTGTGCTGGAACGTATCGCCAATACGACGGGCGAAACGGTGAGCCTTGCCCTTTGGAATGGGAAGGAGGCCGTCATGGTGGAGCAGGTCCTTGGGACGCGAACCGTGGTGCACTATACATGGCGTGGCAAGGCGGTGCCTGCCCACTCCACCGCTGTCGGAAAGATCTTCCTGTCGTTTCTGCCCGACAGTGAGGTGCGGCCCATCCTGGCGGCGCCTCTCGAGAGGTTCACGGAGTTCACCATTGTGGATCCCGACAAGATGGCGGCCGAGATCGCCCGGATCCGGCAAACCGGTTACGCGCTCAATGTCGAAGAGAACGAACTCGAATCCTGCGGCGTCGCGTCTGCGGCCTATGATTTCAACGGCAAGGTCGCGACGGTTCTCAACATCGCTATTCCCAAGTACCGTTTTGATGGGGAGCAGCAACTGCGGCTGGCGGAAATCGTCGTCGAGGGCGCGCGGGAGTTATCCGGGAAGCTCGGCTACGGAAATCGCGCGCGCTGA
- a CDS encoding RidA family protein — protein MTAKSDISSLIQHFGVGARASIAVTHNGVGYFAVTPQAPYDGTLPAADQARQLFAKADSRLAEIGSGKDKLLFVAIIVADMNDKDAVNAVWDAWVSDVTPPARACFEARLASPDLKVEMIMLCAADQGAA, from the coding sequence ATGACGGCGAAAAGCGATATATCCAGCCTTATCCAGCATTTCGGGGTCGGCGCGCGGGCGAGCATTGCCGTCACCCACAATGGCGTTGGATATTTCGCGGTAACGCCCCAGGCGCCTTATGACGGAACCCTGCCCGCGGCGGATCAGGCCCGCCAGCTGTTCGCGAAGGCCGACAGCCGACTGGCTGAGATCGGCAGCGGCAAGGACAAGCTCTTGTTCGTTGCCATCATTGTCGCCGACATGAATGACAAGGATGCGGTGAACGCCGTATGGGACGCGTGGGTCTCCGACGTCACGCCACCGGCCCGCGCCTGTTTCGAGGCAAGATTGGCGAGCCCCGATCTCAAGGTCGAGATGATCATGCTCTGCGCCGCGGACCAGGGCGCCGCCTGA
- a CDS encoding IclR family transcriptional regulator, producing MTSATDDLTKSMSREELYRAPALDKGLDILELLASRSDALTRAEIVKELGRGASEIYRMLERLVARGYVYRSAEGDRFALSMKLFVLGQHHPPLRRLTSRAAPMMDAFALEAGQSCHLVVRERDAAVVVANAAASGDWVFTVRVGTPIDLLATSSGQLFLAYQDDQSRSELVAHWRGTDKEKTLRQLEPLLTDYHKAGHRIDKSRQIFGVSDISVPILSAEGHAIAILTCPYIQRVGEQPVDMQRTLALLQHVARELGV from the coding sequence TTGACAAGCGCTACTGACGATTTGACCAAGTCGATGAGCCGTGAGGAGCTCTATCGCGCGCCCGCGCTCGACAAGGGCCTCGATATTCTGGAATTGCTGGCATCGCGCTCCGACGCGTTGACCCGGGCGGAAATCGTCAAGGAGCTAGGCCGCGGCGCGAGTGAAATCTACCGGATGCTCGAGCGGCTGGTGGCGCGTGGATATGTGTACCGATCGGCGGAGGGGGATCGGTTTGCGTTGAGCATGAAACTCTTCGTGCTTGGCCAGCACCATCCGCCACTGCGACGCCTTACGTCCCGTGCCGCCCCCATGATGGATGCTTTCGCCCTTGAGGCCGGCCAGTCATGCCATCTCGTGGTGCGCGAGCGCGATGCCGCCGTCGTCGTGGCGAACGCGGCAGCGTCGGGTGACTGGGTTTTCACCGTCCGCGTCGGCACCCCGATCGATCTGCTGGCGACCAGTTCCGGGCAGCTTTTCCTTGCCTATCAGGATGACCAGTCCCGATCCGAGCTTGTTGCGCACTGGAGGGGTACTGACAAGGAAAAGACCCTGCGTCAGCTCGAACCGCTGCTGACCGACTATCACAAGGCGGGCCATCGCATCGACAAGAGCCGGCAGATCTTCGGCGTGAGCGACATCAGCGTGCCCATCCTCTCAGCGGAGGGGCACGCGATTGCGATACTGACCTGTCCCTATATCCAGCGGGTGGGAGAGCAGCCTGTCGATATGCAGCGCACACTCGCACTGCTGCAGCACGTCGCCCGCGAGCTCGGGGTGTAG